The DNA region TTCCACGATCGATTACCAGGACTTTCTCATTAAAATTCTCAGGTACCACAAATCGGGCATCGCCTTCTCCCAGAAACCCTACGTTGGTCATCCCGAGAAGAGCGTTCTTCTCCGTGATCTTGTACTCGCCTGCCGGGAACTTCAGTAAGGTGTAGTCGTCGGCTGCTTCAGTGATCTGATTGTCACATGGTTCGTTTCCGCTCGGGTCACAGCCCATGTCCTCAACCATATCGATGGTCGTGTTGAACTGGATCCCTCGATGTGTGACTGCCGCACTGGCTAGCCCTGAGAGGAGTCCTGCCGACCCGGCAGCAATCCCCGCGAATTTCAAATACGATCGACGGTCGACCGATAGATGTGGCTCTCTTCCCCGTATGCTTCCCTTCTTGCGTGGCATCATCAGATTAGCTAAGCTCTGTGGTAAAAATATTAATGGCCCTTATCTAACAATATTTAGCTTCAATCGTAGCACGCGAAGACTCCGAGGAGCTGTCGAGCCTCTTATCGTATTCACTCATCCTCCGCTTCTACCGATTTTGGGTTAGAGAGCCATCAATAGAGGAGACTTTTGACAGCATCTTCGTACTGACTGGGAAGCTGCGCTCTTATTTTGTCCTGGTTCGTCTCTCCGTTAACGTTTACCAAATAGGTCTTTCCGGGTACGTCCCCGTAGACTTCCTGGAAATCATAGACAAATCCGTAGAGATCTCTCTCAGCAGAAACCTCGTCACTTTCGACCAGAAACTCGACCTGCTGATTGACATTGTATTCCACAAGCTGGTTGATGATGTCGGTGTCTGAGCTCGTCGTGTCGATGAGGTCGCTATCGAGACCCTCTTTCACGATGTCGAGAAGAACTTCTACCTCTTGGCTAATGCCTGGAGATTCAATGGAGCTGTTTCCAGTAACGCTTTCGTAAGCAGCGGTGATTGCCCCACAACCAGTGTGCCCGACAACAACGCCGCTTTCAGAATCCGCCTTCTCGAGCCCATAGAGGAAATTCCCATTGACCACCCGTTCACCATCAACAATGCTGATGACTTTGTTTCCGATATTGCTTGGTTTGAACAGGTAGCCTGCCTCGAAGAAGGAGAGAAACATTCCTTCCTGAGAGACACGTGAATCCGAACAACAGACGGAGGTGACTGGTGGTGCCTGACCCTGTTGGACATCACTGAAATATCCCTCTGGAAGTATGCTGTTCCAGATCTGATTTCGCTGAAGGAGCTTCTCAGGACCTCCGTCAGCAACAACCACATCTTGCCGATCACTCACGGGCGTCATTGGAGGCTCGTGCTGACTCCTCGTTGCGCTGGCGGTTCCTGCGTATCCACCAATTCCGAGCAACGCAGCACCGACTCCGCCCGATCGGAGGAGTGTCCGTCTGGTGGGAGTTTCGTACTCGGCGTTATCTGAAGACTGGTTCGTCTCGTCTGACGAGGAATCCTCTTTCATCTTCAGCTCACGATACCGTCGTTCGATGTTTATATCATTTGGAAAGCAGTGAAAATTCCGCTTCACACCTTGCAATCGTTCCCTACAAACAATAGTATAGTGCCGACACCAACACCGAGCGACAGTAGCAAATTGCCCACTGTTGAGAACGAACTCACAGACCGCTAACCGACAAGGGACCTCATTTTTGGAGACCGGGAAATTCGTGCTACCCTTGTCACCAACCACTAGAGCGTGTCATAGAAACCGTCTCATGCAGTGAGTATCTCGCGGCCGGGGTTGTCTCCTCGTTCATCATTGGTGATCGCGACGACTACTCGGAGGCACAGCGCGAGGAACACCTGCGCTCGTGCGTGAACGCGGCCTCGGGCACGGAC from Halococcus salsus includes:
- a CDS encoding carbonic anhydrase; this encodes MKEDSSSDETNQSSDNAEYETPTRRTLLRSGGVGAALLGIGGYAGTASATRSQHEPPMTPVSDRQDVVVADGGPEKLLQRNQIWNSILPEGYFSDVQQGQAPPVTSVCCSDSRVSQEGMFLSFFEAGYLFKPSNIGNKVISIVDGERVVNGNFLYGLEKADSESGVVVGHTGCGAITAAYESVTGNSSIESPGISQEVEVLLDIVKEGLDSDLIDTTSSDTDIINQLVEYNVNQQVEFLVESDEVSAERDLYGFVYDFQEVYGDVPGKTYLVNVNGETNQDKIRAQLPSQYEDAVKSLLY